A region from the Candidatus Zixiibacteriota bacterium genome encodes:
- a CDS encoding CARDB domain-containing protein, which yields MTRRIIVGALFLGAMFLFSSAINAESSALYKYTVKFICGKEGGKILAPGAYWTAINVLNANDSTALYRKKFAIALPGEKPGPATDFFKSELPPGTAMEIDCDDIRNHTRSREDFIKGFVILESMVKLDIVAVYSVADLNGEVKSIDIERVWAQTSEESRCPDLIVEKIEKPIFDEKNKGTIVRVTIKNIGNSTAGSSIARAMDKIAPQNNNAIAITPALGPGQSVQVVFYLSDWVFKPNAIIEVMADYKNMIPECKEDNNTKEFRGVG from the coding sequence ATGACAAGGAGGATTATTGTCGGAGCGCTCTTTTTAGGGGCGATGTTTCTGTTTTCATCGGCAATCAATGCGGAAAGCAGCGCATTGTACAAGTACACCGTAAAATTCATTTGCGGAAAGGAGGGGGGCAAAATATTGGCTCCGGGAGCTTATTGGACCGCGATAAATGTATTAAACGCAAATGATTCTACTGCTTTATATCGTAAGAAATTCGCCATTGCGCTGCCCGGCGAGAAACCAGGACCCGCAACTGATTTTTTTAAGAGTGAATTGCCACCGGGAACCGCTATGGAAATAGACTGCGATGATATACGGAATCATACCAGATCACGCGAGGATTTTATAAAGGGTTTCGTTATCCTTGAAAGCATGGTGAAACTCGATATTGTTGCCGTATATTCCGTTGCCGATCTAAACGGTGAAGTCAAATCCATCGACATCGAACGCGTTTGGGCACAAACTTCTGAAGAGAGCAGATGTCCCGATCTTATTGTTGAAAAGATTGAAAAGCCGATATTTGATGAAAAGAATAAAGGCACCATCGTTAGAGTGACTATAAAAAATATTGGCAATTCAACGGCCGGTTCATCAATTGCGCGCGCAATGGACAAAATAGCTCCACAAAATAATAACGCGATTGCGATAACTCCGGCTCTGGGTCCCGGTCAGAGTGTTCAAGTGGTATTTTATCTGTCAGATTGGGTATTCAAACCCAATGCGATTATTGAAGTAATGGCCGATTACAAAAACATGATTCCGGAGTGTAAAGAGGATAATAATACAAAGGAATTCAGGGGTGTTGGATAA
- a CDS encoding SCP2 sterol-binding domain-containing protein gives MKSYPKLQDYLNKVDGNITQALTIMSEKMVSVGEPVSIQFAIYHGEIPKYILVHADKGRFGAEKSKVDNPDIEIALEPDTLEKIISGKLAPITAFFTGKLRFRGDEELVLKIVESLR, from the coding sequence ATGAAATCTTATCCAAAGCTTCAAGATTATCTTAATAAGGTTGACGGTAATATAACTCAAGCGCTGACTATCATGTCAGAGAAAATGGTGTCAGTCGGAGAGCCCGTCAGTATTCAGTTTGCCATTTATCATGGAGAGATACCTAAGTATATCTTGGTGCATGCTGATAAAGGAAGATTTGGAGCAGAAAAAAGCAAAGTTGATAATCCTGATATAGAAATTGCTCTTGAGCCGGATACTTTAGAAAAAATAATAAGCGGGAAACTTGCTCCGATTACTGCTTTTTTTACTGGTAAGTTGCGATTTCGCGGGGACGAGGAATTGGTTTTGAAAATTGTGGAATCATTACGCTAA
- the nadE gene encoding NAD(+) synthase encodes MAFHKDILRIDAEQEAEFIARTIKRQVRQDLKRGGVVVGISGGIDSSVVAALCVKALGPEKVLGVMLPEKESSPDSKNLAQILADGLGIESIVVNIAPALEGFECYRKRDDALKRVFPEYGEGYDVKITNAARPLEKASFNFFNATIIAPDGTEQTKRLPRDEYLQIVAASNYKQRTRMSHLYYQAERLNYAVAGTGQKDEHELGFFVKYGDGGADFKPIAHLFKMQVYMLAETLPVPEEIRKRQPTTDTYTAEVTHEEFFYGMPFEIMDPCWYGLENDYPPEEVAEALGLTTEQVERVYKDIQQKMRGTRYLRMPPVHVDD; translated from the coding sequence ATGGCGTTTCATAAAGATATTTTAAGGATAGATGCCGAACAGGAAGCCGAGTTTATCGCCAGGACCATTAAGCGGCAGGTGAGGCAGGATTTAAAACGAGGCGGTGTCGTCGTCGGCATCTCAGGAGGAATTGACTCATCGGTCGTAGCGGCCCTGTGCGTTAAAGCCCTCGGCCCGGAAAAAGTCCTGGGAGTTATGCTCCCCGAAAAAGAATCGAGCCCGGATAGTAAAAACCTGGCTCAGATTCTGGCTGACGGCTTAGGTATCGAATCAATCGTTGTGAATATCGCTCCGGCTCTGGAAGGCTTCGAATGTTATCGGAAACGGGATGATGCTCTGAAACGAGTTTTTCCCGAATACGGCGAGGGTTATGATGTCAAAATAACCAATGCTGCCCGCCCTCTCGAAAAAGCATCGTTCAATTTCTTTAATGCCACAATTATAGCTCCCGATGGAACCGAACAAACCAAACGCTTGCCTCGTGATGAATATTTGCAAATTGTCGCCGCGTCCAACTATAAACAACGCACGCGCATGTCGCATCTGTATTATCAGGCCGAACGCCTTAATTACGCCGTAGCCGGTACCGGTCAGAAAGACGAACACGAACTTGGATTTTTTGTCAAATACGGCGACGGCGGAGCCGATTTCAAGCCGATTGCGCATCTATTCAAAATGCAGGTTTATATGCTGGCTGAGACTCTACCGGTCCCTGAAGAAATCCGTAAACGCCAACCGACAACCGATACTTACACCGCCGAAGTTACTCATGAGGAATTTTTCTACGGGATGCCGTTTGAAATTATGGATCCCTGCTGGTACGGCCTTGAAAACGACTATCCCCCCGAAGAAGTCGCCGAAGCATTAGGCCTGACGACCGAACAGGTCGAGCGGGTTTACAAAGATATTCAGCAGAAAATGCGTGGCACCCGTTACCTTCGCATGCCCCCGGTTCATGTTGATGATTGA
- a CDS encoding acyl carrier protein, with protein MDRQEISKRVAEFISEQFIFDEDLSIGNDDSLLESGTIDSTGILELVLFLEENFSIKVEDEELIPDNLDSISKIADYVTAKTAA; from the coding sequence ATGGATAGACAGGAAATTAGCAAAAGGGTAGCGGAATTCATCTCCGAGCAGTTTATTTTCGATGAAGATTTAAGTATCGGAAATGATGACTCACTTTTGGAGTCAGGGACGATTGATTCGACCGGTATTTTGGAACTGGTGCTTTTTCTGGAGGAAAATTTCTCTATCAAGGTCGAGGATGAGGAATTAATACCCGATAATCTCGATTCAATAAGCAAGATCGCCGATTATGTGACCGCCAAAACGGCGGCATAA
- the asnB gene encoding asparagine synthase (glutamine-hydrolyzing), which yields MCGIAGYFQLNQNTTPDYDLIIRMVSILRHRGPDEFGAYFDNRCGLGQARLSIIDLSTGSQPLSNEDETIWISFNGEIYNYVELRPELESLGHKFKTKSDTEVIVHSYEEWGKDCLSRFNGQFAFAIYDKSEKSLFISRDRLGIRPVFYATHKGRLYFASEMKAIFCDRSISRLIDYKALDETFAWWTSAPPRTPFENINELEAGTWLEIKDGQINQGRYWQMDFPAEFDYSRPVESYAEELKEKLTEAVRLRLRADVPVGAYLSGGLDSSATTALIRQLDKTRLETFSVAFEDKAFDESVYQKEMAKYLGTSHHVVTCDYNTIAEAFPKVIWHAERPLIRTAPTPLYLLSALVHEKNFKVVLTGEGSDEILGGYDIFKEAIIREFWSRNPDSEKRPKLLKKLYPTLPVSGARAKFYLETFYKSGLEKTSEYYFSHIPRINTTSKIKDFFTKDIRDRVAGHDAISAYGNNLPKNYPRWHHLARAQFLEAKSLLAGYLLSSQGDRVAAANSIEGRFPFLDHNFVEFAAQIPPGYKISGLNEKYVLKKAMADVLPDSITRRVKQPYMAPDSNCFVQPDSPEYVDEMLSESYLNKAGVFNHSAVSKLRTKCSRFSDTHLSFKDNMSFVAILSFQILYWLYIDEFDDAPQLKRESFSIWRDESTD from the coding sequence ATGTGTGGAATCGCCGGATATTTTCAACTCAATCAAAATACCACTCCCGATTATGATTTAATTATCAGAATGGTGTCAATCCTGCGCCACCGCGGCCCGGATGAATTCGGAGCCTATTTCGATAATCGTTGTGGATTGGGGCAGGCGCGTTTATCGATCATCGATTTGTCGACCGGGTCGCAGCCTCTCTCCAACGAAGATGAAACAATCTGGATATCTTTCAATGGCGAAATATATAATTATGTTGAGCTTCGCCCCGAACTGGAATCGCTGGGGCATAAGTTCAAAACCAAATCGGATACCGAAGTAATTGTCCATTCTTATGAAGAATGGGGCAAAGATTGCCTGAGTCGATTCAACGGCCAGTTTGCTTTTGCTATATATGATAAATCAGAAAAATCTCTATTCATTTCCCGCGACAGATTGGGTATTCGACCGGTATTTTACGCGACTCATAAAGGTCGGTTGTATTTCGCCTCGGAAATGAAGGCGATTTTTTGTGACCGGTCAATTTCGCGCCTGATTGATTATAAAGCTCTCGATGAAACTTTCGCCTGGTGGACTTCGGCGCCGCCGCGGACGCCGTTTGAAAATATCAATGAACTCGAAGCGGGAACATGGTTGGAGATAAAAGACGGTCAGATAAATCAAGGCCGCTATTGGCAAATGGATTTTCCGGCTGAATTTGATTATTCTCGCCCGGTCGAATCATACGCTGAAGAATTAAAAGAAAAATTAACTGAGGCTGTCAGGCTGAGATTGCGCGCCGATGTTCCCGTCGGGGCTTATTTATCGGGGGGGTTGGATTCGTCGGCGACGACGGCATTGATACGCCAGCTTGATAAAACCCGGTTGGAAACTTTTTCGGTAGCCTTCGAGGATAAAGCCTTTGATGAATCGGTTTATCAGAAAGAGATGGCCAAATATCTGGGGACGAGTCATCATGTCGTAACCTGCGATTATAATACGATTGCCGAAGCCTTTCCAAAAGTTATCTGGCATGCCGAGCGGCCGCTTATCAGAACCGCTCCAACACCGCTGTATCTGCTCTCGGCTCTGGTCCACGAAAAAAATTTCAAAGTGGTTCTTACCGGAGAGGGTTCGGATGAAATACTCGGCGGGTATGATATTTTCAAGGAAGCGATTATTCGCGAGTTCTGGTCAAGAAATCCCGATTCGGAAAAGCGGCCCAAATTACTCAAAAAACTGTACCCGACTCTTCCGGTCTCGGGGGCGCGAGCCAAATTTTATCTTGAAACGTTTTATAAATCCGGACTCGAAAAAACAAGCGAATATTATTTTTCTCATATTCCGAGGATTAACACGACATCGAAAATTAAAGATTTCTTTACCAAAGATATTCGCGACAGGGTTGCCGGGCACGATGCCATTTCAGCTTATGGCAACAACCTCCCGAAAAACTATCCGAGATGGCATCATCTGGCGCGGGCACAATTTCTTGAGGCGAAATCATTGTTGGCCGGTTACTTACTTTCTTCCCAAGGTGATCGCGTGGCAGCCGCTAATTCGATTGAGGGGCGCTTTCCGTTTCTGGATCATAACTTTGTCGAATTCGCCGCCCAGATTCCTCCGGGTTACAAGATCAGCGGCCTGAACGAAAAATATGTTCTCAAAAAAGCAATGGCTGATGTTCTTCCCGACTCCATTACCAGGCGGGTTAAACAGCCGTATATGGCTCCCGATTCCAATTGCTTTGTGCAACCGGATTCACCGGAATATGTCGATGAAATGTTGTCTGAGAGTTATTTGAATAAAGCCGGAGTATTTAATCATTCGGCGGTGTCCAAATTAAGAACTAAATGCTCAAGATTTTCGGACACTCATCTGTCATTCAAAGATAACATGTCATTTGTGGCGATTCTGTCTTTTCAGATTTTGTATTGGCTATATATCGATGAATTCGATGACGCACCTCAATTAAAACGAGAATCTTTTTCCATCTGGCGAGACGAATCGACCGACTGA
- a CDS encoding T9SS type A sorting domain-containing protein, with translation MSTRIYILGYYDMKKLIFICLIFLLTIMLLCNSQTFSAAVTDNAAIVSWTAPGDDGQFGYAAQYDIRYSTVPITEANWDSATQVQNEPTPSVANTTESFAITGLASGVQYYIAIKAADEVPNWSGLSNVLTITTATVDTLAPDPVADLQVETGSYGELILSWTAPGDDWNLGLANRYIIAYSTDTLTAENWQSADLWDTPPNPVQSGNQQTVTLTGLIEAQEYWVAVVSIDESNNESEISNVTHGEAGFDFVQNDDDGLPTRFELSQNYPNPFNPYTRFDYTIPIESHVTIAVYNILGQQTAVLVDEYQNEGVYTAEWDGRDKNGNQASSGVYFYNIFTEDYSESKKMVLLK, from the coding sequence ATGAGTACCAGGATTTATATACTCGGATACTATGACATGAAAAAACTAATTTTCATATGCCTGATTTTTCTATTGACGATAATGCTTCTGTGTAATTCTCAAACATTTTCCGCCGCTGTGACGGATAATGCCGCTATTGTATCATGGACGGCGCCGGGGGATGATGGGCAGTTTGGTTATGCCGCCCAATATGATATCAGGTATTCCACCGTACCTATTACGGAGGCCAATTGGGATTCGGCGACTCAGGTGCAGAACGAGCCTACTCCCAGTGTGGCCAATACAACCGAGTCATTCGCGATTACCGGACTGGCTTCAGGCGTTCAGTATTATATTGCCATTAAAGCGGCCGATGAAGTCCCTAACTGGTCGGGATTGTCCAATGTATTGACTATAACGACCGCAACGGTCGATACTCTGGCTCCCGATCCGGTTGCTGATTTGCAGGTTGAAACCGGCAGCTACGGAGAATTAATCCTGAGCTGGACTGCTCCGGGTGATGACTGGAATTTGGGCCTCGCCAATCGATATATAATTGCCTATTCGACCGATACATTGACGGCCGAAAACTGGCAATCGGCAGACTTATGGGATACTCCGCCCAATCCGGTACAATCTGGCAATCAGCAGACCGTGACCTTAACCGGATTAATCGAAGCCCAGGAATACTGGGTCGCCGTGGTTTCAATCGATGAGTCGAATAATGAATCGGAAATATCAAACGTTACTCATGGTGAAGCCGGTTTCGATTTTGTCCAGAATGACGATGATGGATTGCCGACCAGATTTGAATTATCTCAAAATTACCCCAACCCCTTCAATCCCTATACTCGATTTGATTATACCATTCCGATTGAATCACATGTTACGATTGCCGTTTACAATATTTTAGGACAGCAGACGGCCGTTTTGGTCGATGAGTACCAGAATGAGGGCGTTTATACGGCCGAATGGGACGGACGCGACAAAAACGGTAATCAAGCCTCTTCCGGAGTGTATTTTTATAATATCTTCACTGAAGATTATTCCGAATCAAAGAAAATGGTTCTTTTGAAATAG
- a CDS encoding dockerin type I domain-containing protein, producing the protein MRKYVLIFIPIILLIPVNNGFCQDTIYPSGSNINCTYSLSGNQFRLDDTLTIIREVTNDESFTLMGLYFSETLPPEFEIISTGVTINSLNINHRYIESAIGEIVDGYSTHYFVLDDPDSQSVYNNVLNPGNTARIVLKVISSQSGDYQFPIHSAVMYSATSNFFTIADAVNVSVQYLCGDVNRDNSADIGDIVFLINCVFKFGPLPDPITDGDLNCDGRCNVGDAVFMINYVFKDGPDLCCGG; encoded by the coding sequence ATGAGAAAGTATGTTCTAATATTTATTCCGATAATCTTACTGATTCCCGTTAATAACGGCTTTTGCCAGGACACCATCTACCCGTCAGGATCTAATATCAATTGCACATACTCATTGAGCGGAAATCAATTTCGCCTTGATGATACTTTGACTATCATCCGAGAAGTTACAAATGATGAATCTTTTACATTGATGGGTCTTTATTTTTCGGAAACGCTGCCTCCCGAGTTTGAAATTATTTCAACGGGCGTTACCATAAATTCATTAAATATTAATCACCGCTATATAGAAAGCGCGATCGGTGAGATTGTCGACGGATATTCGACACATTATTTCGTTTTGGACGATCCCGACAGTCAATCGGTTTATAATAATGTCCTCAATCCGGGGAATACCGCTCGAATTGTCCTGAAAGTAATTAGCAGTCAATCCGGTGATTATCAGTTTCCGATACATTCGGCGGTGATGTATTCCGCGACATCAAACTTTTTTACTATCGCTGACGCCGTCAATGTCAGCGTTCAGTATTTATGCGGAGATGTTAACCGGGATAACAGCGCCGATATCGGGGATATCGTGTTTTTAATTAATTGCGTGTTTAAATTCGGGCCATTGCCGGATCCGATCACTGACGGAGATCTAAATTGTGACGGCAGGTGTAATGTCGGTGACGCGGTTTTTATGATTAATTATGTCTTTAAGGATGGTCCGGATTTATGCTGTGGCGGTTAA
- a CDS encoding DUF362 domain-containing protein gives MAEDKLTRREFLRRVGYYAGGVMAVANTPFENLVQWNPVESKNASNVFYVKNGTPAQNVEKIFDIMGGIGNFIGGDDVVVIKPNCQQVLQGGTNTDCLKGLIDTILNIPGFTGEIILAENIHKTSPDTSTNNLWNTPDMTHNGAMNVSTLLNYYENNRGLYPAIHDHGGEINVSKYHLLDVGRGSQEVTGPSDGDGYVRRTDLEYFVPEGGWEFNQNLSYPSTIMTYPIFTSTHSGITVDIKNGCWQGGQYLSTKCFFIMMSALNFHSGYAGVTSAVKNYYGLVELSGAFYGQYSDFHRIGFPAGGGAVGMFVKHIRRADLYITTAEWCGHQGRQDPNPIQTKTVLASTDPVALDYWASKHIVYPLGGWRQTYNDPDNMAGPLRKYMNNYLTEVDWGTIDEAQMVVQGYDFNSPSVTRSDIDRKIMQFRNGQATEQEVLNLIEQYKNGK, from the coding sequence ATGGCGGAAGATAAACTAACCAGGCGTGAATTTTTACGGCGAGTCGGCTATTATGCCGGAGGCGTAATGGCGGTCGCTAATACTCCATTTGAGAATTTGGTTCAATGGAATCCGGTAGAAAGCAAAAACGCTTCAAATGTCTTTTATGTCAAGAACGGAACTCCAGCCCAGAATGTCGAGAAGATATTTGATATTATGGGTGGCATCGGTAATTTCATTGGCGGCGATGATGTCGTTGTTATTAAGCCCAATTGCCAGCAGGTGTTACAGGGGGGAACCAACACCGATTGCCTGAAAGGTCTAATAGACACCATCCTGAATATTCCCGGTTTTACCGGTGAAATAATCCTCGCTGAGAATATCCATAAAACCAGCCCCGATACAAGCACCAATAATTTATGGAATACTCCTGATATGACGCACAACGGCGCCATGAATGTCAGTACTCTTTTGAATTATTACGAAAATAACCGAGGTTTATATCCTGCGATTCACGATCATGGCGGGGAAATAAATGTCAGCAAATATCATTTACTTGACGTCGGTCGAGGCAGTCAGGAAGTTACCGGCCCTTCTGACGGTGACGGGTATGTCAGAAGAACCGATTTGGAGTATTTTGTCCCTGAGGGCGGATGGGAATTCAATCAGAACCTTAGTTATCCTTCTACCATTATGACTTATCCGATCTTTACATCGACTCATTCGGGAATTACGGTCGATATCAAGAATGGTTGCTGGCAGGGTGGGCAATATCTATCGACTAAATGTTTTTTTATCATGATGTCGGCACTGAATTTCCATAGTGGTTACGCGGGCGTTACCTCGGCCGTTAAGAATTATTACGGTCTCGTGGAATTATCGGGCGCTTTTTACGGCCAATATTCGGATTTCCACCGCATTGGTTTTCCGGCCGGAGGCGGTGCAGTCGGTATGTTTGTCAAGCATATTAGGCGAGCCGATTTGTATATTACTACCGCTGAATGGTGCGGTCATCAGGGACGCCAGGACCCCAATCCGATTCAAACCAAAACAGTCCTGGCATCAACCGATCCGGTAGCGTTGGATTATTGGGCCTCAAAACACATCGTCTATCCGCTTGGCGGTTGGCGTCAGACTTATAATGACCCTGATAATATGGCTGGGCCATTACGGAAATATATGAATAATTATCTGACAGAAGTCGATTGGGGTACCATTGATGAAGCCCAGATGGTTGTCCAGGGCTATGATTTTAATAGTCCCAGTGTCACGCGATCCGATATTGATCGAAAAATTATGCAATTCCGCAACGGTCAGGCAACGGAGCAAGAAGTCCTTAATTTAATTGAGCAGTACAAAAACGGCAAATAA
- a CDS encoding DUF362 domain-containing protein: MIMDRRQFVKNLLISLAGLWVFRKKKNILAAVKSTPTKILVRQSVPSDVFLIRNGTPEENMSRLIDLMGGIESIIGREDIVIIKPNSQWWLQGMTNTDSMAALIQIILDIPNFKGEIIIADNHQFQDDNSRGWTTLVPNGRFNLNQLVEYFQKAGYKNVTKYHWHDGGSNPSPMQGDAFGDSVVSGPEAGDGYVWDENNYYLARNGNKCVMTYPIMTSSYSGITIDLKNGAFENGKYTEQPVKFVNMPSLNHHGAYCGVTASVKNLMGVVDMSCGFPAPQPKETFNTHYVGLTSPFWERFRRTANFHWRARDMMNRFLKETDLVEFHHTGGALGYWIQNVRKPDLSIITADWVGYGSRIVKALSARPKALVASTDPVAADFIAAQKVLLPVTKEHAPKSRYVQLNDPDNPDGPFYKFLEYAARECGGNRENSSIRVIES; this comes from the coding sequence ATGATAATGGATCGCAGACAATTTGTTAAGAATTTACTGATTTCTTTGGCCGGGCTGTGGGTCTTTAGAAAGAAAAAGAATATTTTGGCCGCTGTGAAATCAACGCCGACTAAAATCTTGGTAAGACAATCGGTACCGTCCGATGTCTTTTTAATTAGAAATGGAACTCCGGAAGAAAATATGAGCCGTCTCATCGATTTGATGGGTGGGATTGAGAGTATTATCGGCCGAGAAGATATAGTTATTATCAAACCGAATTCTCAATGGTGGCTTCAGGGAATGACCAATACCGACAGCATGGCCGCTCTGATTCAGATTATACTTGATATTCCCAATTTCAAAGGCGAGATTATCATCGCCGATAATCATCAGTTTCAGGATGACAACTCCCGCGGCTGGACCACCCTGGTGCCCAACGGCCGCTTTAATCTCAATCAATTGGTCGAATATTTCCAAAAGGCCGGATATAAAAATGTAACCAAATATCATTGGCATGACGGTGGCAGTAATCCATCTCCTATGCAGGGCGACGCTTTCGGAGATAGCGTCGTTTCCGGGCCCGAGGCAGGAGATGGATATGTCTGGGACGAAAACAATTATTATCTGGCCAGAAACGGCAATAAATGCGTTATGACCTACCCGATTATGACCTCTTCGTATAGTGGAATTACAATTGATTTGAAAAATGGAGCCTTTGAAAACGGCAAATATACCGAACAACCGGTAAAATTTGTCAATATGCCATCGCTCAATCATCATGGCGCTTATTGCGGCGTAACTGCCTCGGTGAAAAACCTCATGGGTGTGGTCGATATGTCATGCGGGTTTCCGGCTCCCCAGCCAAAAGAAACCTTTAATACTCATTATGTTGGGCTGACTTCCCCCTTTTGGGAAAGATTTCGGCGAACTGCTAATTTCCATTGGCGGGCTCGAGATATGATGAACAGGTTTTTGAAAGAAACTGATTTGGTCGAATTTCATCATACCGGAGGCGCCCTGGGGTATTGGATTCAAAACGTCAGGAAACCGGATTTGAGTATTATAACAGCCGACTGGGTTGGATATGGCAGTCGGATTGTAAAAGCGTTGTCGGCCAGACCAAAGGCATTAGTTGCTTCGACCGATCCCGTCGCCGCCGATTTTATTGCCGCTCAAAAAGTTCTCCTGCCGGTGACCAAAGAACATGCCCCAAAAAGCCGATATGTTCAATTAAATGACCCCGATAATCCGGATGGGCCATTTTATAAGTTTTTGGAATATGCGGCCCGTGAATGCGGCGGAAATCGCGAAAATTCAAGTATCAGGGTCATTGAAAGTTGA
- a CDS encoding alpha/beta fold hydrolase — protein sequence MFNQDNSIIPDRCFSPIDGHDLFISHYQPHESNQNGIGILFCDPILEEKQDSRRALANWANYLAQNGYNVLCFDFRGQGESTGMFSDFTPEDAFKDIEFCFRELKDKKGVERIGFFGMRYGCNLAARAAIELKPDFMILWGAMINGGQYADTILRANLTTQLLVHRKVITNRKTLVEKMRAGETVNIDGYDLSLDWYTYMTERDIAKDLRNFQGALCLLELDPKPQRREKKWNDFTESVELNANGNMSAITKCDQFWKLIPRYIAWPDEPIEKTMEFLNSNAG from the coding sequence TTGTTCAATCAGGATAACTCAATCATCCCGGATCGATGTTTTTCACCAATTGACGGCCATGACCTGTTCATTTCACACTATCAACCTCATGAGTCAAATCAAAATGGTATCGGGATTTTGTTTTGCGATCCGATTTTAGAGGAAAAGCAGGATTCCCGGCGGGCGCTGGCAAACTGGGCCAATTATCTGGCTCAAAATGGATATAATGTTCTGTGTTTTGATTTCCGCGGTCAGGGCGAATCAACCGGGATGTTTTCTGATTTCACTCCCGAAGATGCTTTCAAAGATATTGAATTTTGCTTTCGAGAGTTAAAAGATAAAAAGGGTGTGGAGCGGATTGGATTCTTTGGCATGCGTTACGGTTGTAATCTTGCCGCCCGTGCAGCAATAGAACTGAAGCCTGATTTTATGATTTTGTGGGGGGCAATGATAAACGGCGGGCAATATGCCGATACGATTTTGCGCGCCAACTTGACAACCCAGCTTTTGGTTCACCGCAAAGTCATTACCAATAGAAAAACGTTAGTAGAAAAAATGCGGGCTGGCGAAACCGTAAATATTGACGGATACGATTTGTCCCTGGACTGGTATACATACATGACTGAGCGAGATATCGCGAAAGATTTGAGGAATTTTCAAGGAGCGCTTTGTCTGTTGGAACTCGACCCCAAGCCTCAGCGTCGCGAAAAGAAATGGAATGATTTTACTGAAAGTGTTGAATTGAATGCCAACGGAAACATGTCAGCGATAACGAAATGCGATCAATTCTGGAAATTGATTCCCCGATATATCGCCTGGCCCGACGAACCGATTGAAAAAACGATGGAGTTTTTGAACTCAAATGCCGGATAA